The following are encoded together in the Tamandua tetradactyla isolate mTamTet1 chromosome 14, mTamTet1.pri, whole genome shotgun sequence genome:
- the LOC143654940 gene encoding olfactory receptor 4F6-like has protein sequence MKEENYSEISKFEFLGLSSYRPMQHLLLALSTILYVSIVLGNLLVGFTMTLDPCLLTPMYFFLANLSFIDLCFSTLAVLKMIYNLYSGHRTISFQGCVLQIFVLHVLGGSEMVLLIAMALVRYVAICKPLHYLIIMNPQMCILLLSGAWLIGLIHSMAQLAFVVHLPFCGPNEIDSFYCDFPWFIKLACTDNCTLEFMVTANSGFISMGTFFLLIISYVLILLSVWKRSSASLSKAFSTLSAHITVVVLFLGPCLFVYVWPFPTVPVDKFLVILDFMITPVLNPTIYTLRKKDMKMAMKGLSTQFMSLKNIS, from the coding sequence atgaaagaagaaaattattctgAGATCTCCAAATTTGAGTTCTTGGGACTTTCTTCCTATAGACCAATGCAGCATTTACTCCTTGCCTTATCTACTATATTATATGTATCAATTGTCCTAGGAAACCTTCTTGTTGGGTTTACAATGACTTTAGATCCTTGTTTACttacccccatgtacttcttcttAGCTAATCTCTCATTTATTGATTTGTGTTTTTCTACTTTAGCAGTTCTGAAGATGATTTATAACTTGTACTCTGGGCACAGAACCATATCATTCCAGGGGTGTGTCCTGCAGATATTTGTCCTTCATGTCCTGGGTGGATCTGAGATGGTACTGCTCATAGCCATGGCTTTGGTCcgttatgtggccatctgtaagcCCCTCCACTATCTGATCATCATGAACCCACAGATGTGCATTTTGCTTCTGTCTGGTGCTTGGCTTATTGGTCTCATTCACTCCATGGCACAATTAGCTTTTGTTGTTCATTTGCCTTTTTGTGGCCCCAATGAGATAGACAGCTTTTACTGTGATTTTCCATGGTTTATCAAACTTGCCTGCACAGACAACTGCACCCTGGAGTTCATGGTCACTGCAAATAGTGGGTTCATTTCCATGGGCACCTTCTTCTTATTGATTATCTCCTACGTCTTAATCTTGCTCAGTGTATGGAAACGCTCTTCAGCAAGTTTGTCTAAGGCCTTCTCTACTCTGTCAGCTCACATCACTGTAGTGGTTTTGTTCCTTGGACCCTGCCTCTTTGTCTATGTGTGGCCATTTCCTACAGTGCCAGTAGATAAGTTTCTTGTTATTTTGGACTTTATGATCACACCTGTTCTGAATCCTACCATTTATACattaaggaaaaaggacatgAAGATGGCAATGAAGGGACTGAGTACTCAATTCATGAGCTTGAAGAACATCTCCTAA